Proteins from one Ficedula albicollis isolate OC2 chromosome 3, FicAlb1.5, whole genome shotgun sequence genomic window:
- the HIVEP2 gene encoding transcription factor HIVEP2 translates to MPIDYCVESSKEKEKSVNLQQPWKNGSNKTLKSTALGTLHVSAQLSSELALKTLCNKMDSGDTAIGQKATSRSGETAKAPSRWRQEHPAVIKMSTFGSQEVQRQPQIDHEQVGNTASAQLFSSGKLVSSSEAAQQVTEKQYPQHRPSPYSCQHSLSFPQHSLPQGFLHNIKPHQSLEGPPWQFPSHLQSVASEDLFPFHMHSHSGGFSRKKISSLNPAYSQYSQKSLEQSEDAHKKEHKPKKPGKYICPYCNRACAKPSVLKKHIRSHTGERPYPCVPCGFSFKTKSNLYKHRKSHAHAIKAGLVPFTESAVSKLDLDASYIDVEAEIHSDGEQSTDTDEETSLLVEGSDKLSPVSQLPLDIAGRTGFHSSMEESLVGPMKVPILIIPKSGIQLPSESSPYISSDMLQTPSLSTKSDDSHTVKQRLALRLSEKKGQDSEQSLNLLSPHSKGSTDSGYFSRSESAEQQISPPNTNAKSYEEIIFGKFYRINQRTALTVATANQEHSLMGRKGKTDPSPLLNSRLDIKMLEEHISHLTPSKEEFIDSSNLSTIKSTQVYPGSNTECRQSQTTSSIKSESNLYQVSQQGDVPVLLEPPVDSSPLIRSNSMPTSSANSLSIPPSLRGSHSFDEKMAGSDDVFYPGTVGISHQRMLRRQAAFELPSVQEGHSDSDYHGRPGKNIIIASSRQTAGDKGPSLKEKKGDKTFYDYDASGKHYRKWEEFEAQKQNYRDSPSLGGMNKGGEFFIDALGQSQSVPSMLGTTFENRKRRKEESVGDEEDSPMICSSTTGTPGGIQPLDFDPKSQIQEVPRSGFALQGLENAPHCHAERFEMCRPYLQSGSPAASLEDSSLTSEQEKAAESLVRKPPGNVISVIQHTNSLSRPNSFERSESTEHIACQQEKMHSPSETCESEICESPMSPERAPQTEGVDTGRPSPSQQPQPCHMQPRLVRQHNIQVPEIRVTEEPDKPEKDKEVQSKEQERPTEEFQWPQRSETLSQLPAEKLPPKKKRLRLADMEHSSGESSFESTGTSLSRSPSQESNLSHSSSFSMSFEREENMKFITPSKQDEFGKQSEFLTVPAGAYSLSVPGHHHQREMRRCSSEQMPCPHAAEIPEIRSKSFDYGNLSHASSAGTPTVALSPSRERKKCFLVRQASFSGFPEISQTDQSTEQSIKQEQMEHSQVGLRSSQLVWHHSPSSVLQPIQVDDSGKQAIGSCAQLSNSSSHLAQQQALVADSPEMLRTPLIQQAPYIPNKHPSEQQQLFAHQEKVPFPPIHGTLFQFPYPAVCMVHLTPSQQPILWQSCTEPLHFQHPLVQQLQKSYVKQAFQIDVPPSYHLEPAPELIGKKAADYVHAKEQAYQHYSGTSGPYSKNTLAKYQSDHSIKPTDTSSEQHLQADFDSPSDGSVQPLPGTVVPVRIQTHVPSYGSVMYTSISQILGQSNSPAIVICKVDETVSQRTLATNATMQGIGFNIAQMLGHHGGLEKYPLWKVPQTLPLGLEPPIPLCLPSTSDMASTLGGSKRMLSPASSLELFMETKQQKRVKEEKMYGQIVEELSAVELTNSDIKKDFPRMQKPQLVRQSCATEPKESLPSMSSTSSLSSSTSQDFPPVSVAGADAFPLSRDKLSSFDSTSPGQKSSGPSEGRDSPEELDVDETASDMSMSPQRSSLPPGEIQAEDQLKHQKLPLGMLVQMSSNTVGKVTASTILLTDVADFQQILQFPSLRTTTTVSWCFLNYTKPNYTQQPTLKASVYASWCISSCNPNPSGLSTKTTLALLRSKQKNTTEIYTLAAMHRPGAGKLTSSSAWKQFAQMKHEPFFLFGSKLEKKVVGNIIKERVKGDIHGDKDITSKQTEPIRIKIFEGGYKSNEDYVYVRGRGRGKYICEECGIRCKKPSMLKKHIRTHTDVRPYVCKLCNFAFKTKGNLTKHMKSKAHMKKCLELGVSMTSVDDAETEEAENMEDMQQEAEKSSNLAGLSAEHQFSDAEESDGEDGDDNDDDDEDEDDFDDTQGDSTPKTRSRSTSPQPPRFSSLSVNSAGASQGASPEGSLSVGHSSLISYLVTLPSIQVTQLITPSDSCEDTQMTEYQRFFQSKSTDSEPDKDRLDIPSCMDEDYTPSLDPSSSPRDLSPSSRQSSPGYDSSPYRDNSPKRYLMPKGDLSPRRHLSPRRDISPMRHLSPRKEAVLRRELSPRRDVSPRRHLSPRRPMSPGKDVSVRRDLSPRRERRYMASVRAASPRRGLYHNPALSMGQYLQSESIPLGHSRRGLSQAPYFNIYGEKGGLEHRRSSLFPEGPSDYVFSHLPLHSQQQIRAPIPMMPIGGIQMVHSVPVALSGLHSPSALALQREVSEEKRRGAAEALPKESYSVSRQHEKRTSPHSLHPAAPPSAPSSPLLLLAQSTSEDSVVATEREQEENIQTCTKAIASLRIATEEAVLHGAEQLQRPSEPHQKPLESAHFSIKHFSGSEPGQPCASATHPDLHGGEQDSFGTSQTALAHPTFYSKSFVDVQQLGFHSRSDPPSSTQERKDPSSEKSKPH, encoded by the exons ATGCCTATAGACTACTGTGTGGAAAGttccaaagagaaagaaaagtctgTGAACTTGCAACAGCCCTGGAAAAATGGGAGcaacaaaactttaaaaagcacagctttgGGCACACTCCATGTGTCTGCACAGCTTTCAAGTGAACTAGCACTTAAGACCTTGTGTAACAAAATGGACTCTGGGGACACGGCTATAGGGCAAAAAGCTACCTCAAGGTCTGGAGAAACTGCTAAAGCACCAAGTAGATGGAGGCAAGAACATCCAGCTGTTATTAAGATGAGCACTTTCGGCAGCCAAGAAGTACAGCGGCAACCACAAATAGATCACGAGCAAGTAGGAAACACGGCATCAGCACAACTTTTTAGTTCTGGGAAACTGGTATCATCAAGTGAAGCTGCACAGCAAGTCACAGAGAAGCAATATCCACAGCATCGTCCGAGCCCTTACTCATGTCAACATTCACTTTCCTTTCCACAGCATTCATTGCCACAAGGCTTCTTGCACAACATAAAGCCACATCAGAGCTTGGAAGGCCCTCCATGGCAGTTTCCTAGCCACTTGCAATCAGTTGCCTCAGAGGActtgtttccttttcatatGCATAGCCATAGTGGAGGTTTCTCCAGGAAGAAGATTTCAAGTTTGAACCCTGCATACAGCCAATATTCTCAGAAATCTTTAGAACAATCAGAAGATGCTCACAAAAAagagcacaaacccaaaaagcCTGGCAAGTACATTTGTCCTTACTGTAATCGGGCCTGTGCCAAACCTAGTGTACTTAAAAAGCATATTAGGTCTCACACTGGTGAGCGACCATACCCTTGTGTCCCTTGTGGTTTCTCCTTCAAGACGAAAAGCAACCTTTACAAACACAGGAAGTCACATGCCCATGCAATTAAGGCAGGGTTGGTACCTTTCACAGAGTCAGCAGTCTCTAAATTGGACCTCGATGCCAGTTACATCGATGTGGAAGCTGAAATACATTCAGATGGAGAGCAGAGCACGGACACTGATGAGGAGACCTCACTCCTAGTGGAAGGGTCTGACAAACTGAGCCCCGTCTCGCAGCTCCCACTGGACATTGCTGGCAGGACTGGTTTTCACTCCTCCATGGAAGAGTCCTTGGTGGGGCCGATGAAAGTTCCCATTTTGATTATCCCTAAAAGTGGGATTCAGTTACCCAGTGAGAGTTCACCATATATTAGCTCTGATATGTTACAAACCCCATCCTTAAGTACTAAGTCTGATGACTCTCATACAGTTAAGCAGCGACTTGCACTAAGACTGTCAGAGAAAAAAGGACAAGATTCTGAGCAGTCATTAAACCTCCTGAGCCCACACAGTAAGGGAAGCACTGACTCTGGCTATTTTTCCCGCTCAGAAAGTGCTGAGCAGCAAATTAGCCCACCAAATACTAATGCAAAGTcttatgaagaaataatttttgggAAGTTCTATAGGATTAATCAGAGAACAGCACTAACTGTAGCCACAGCAAATCAGGAACACAGTTTAATGGGTAGAAAGGGCAAAACAGACCCATCACCTCTTCTAAATAGCAGATTAGATATCAAGATGCTTGAGGAACATATTTCTCACCTGACTCCAAGTAAAGAGGAATTCATTGACTCCAGTAATTTGAGCACTATTAAGTCTACACAGGTTTATCCAGGCAGCAATACAGAATGTAGACAATCCCAGACCACATCATCCATCAAAAGTGAATCCAACTTGTACCAAGTCAGTCAGCAGGGTGATGTGCCTGTCCTTCTAGAGCCCCCAGTAGATTCCTCTCCTCTTATTAGAAGTAACTCCATGCCAACCTCTTCTGCAAACAGCCTAAGTATTCCCCCATCTCTGAGAGGAAGCCACTCATTTGATGAGAAGATGGCTGGCTCCGATGATGTATTTTATCCCGGGACAGTGGGAATTTCCCACCAAAGAATGTTGAGAAGGCAGGCCGCCTTTGAACTGCCATCTGTACAGGAGGGACATTCAGATTCAGACTATCATGGGAGACCAGGGAAAAATATCATTATTGCTTCCAGCAGACAGACAGCAGGTGACAAAGGACCATccttaaaagagaagaaaggagacaAGACCTTTTATGACTATGATGCCAGTGGAAAGCACTACAGAAAGTGGGAAGAATTTGAAGCTCAGAAGCAGAACTACAGGGACTCACCATCCTTAGGTGGGATGAACAAAGGGGGAGAGTTTTTTATTGATGCACTTGGACAATCTCAGTCAGTGCCATCCATGCTTGGAACaacttttgaaaacagaaagcGCAGGAAAGAGGAGAGTGTTGGAGATGAGGAAGACAGTCCTATGATTTGCAGCAGTACAACTGGCACGCCGGGGGGAATTCAACCTTTGGACTtcgatcccaaatcccaaattcaggAAGTGCCAAGAAGCGGGTTTGCCCTCCAGGGCCTGGAAAATGCTCCCCATTGCCACGCAGAGCGTTTTGAAATGTGCAGGCCTTACTTGCAGTCTGGAAgtccagcagcttctctggaagACTCATCCCTTACTTCCGAGCAAGAAAAGGCTGCAGAATCACTGGTTAGAAAGCCCCCTGGAAATGTCATCTCTGTCATTCAGCACACAAATTCGTTGAGCAGGCCAAACTCATTTGAAAGGTCTGAATCTACGGAACATATTGCATGCCAGCAGGAAAAGATGCATTCACCATCTGAAACATGCGAGAGTGAGATTTGTGAGTCGCCGATGAGCCCAGAGCGAGCTCCACAAACGGAAGGCGTTGACACTGGGAGGCcgtccccatcccagcagccccagccgTGTCACATGCAGCCCAGGCTGGTTCGCCAGCACAACATACAGGTACCTGAAATTCGTGTCACGGAGGAGCCAGATAAGCCCGAGAAAGATAAAGAAGTGCAGAGTAAAGAACAGGAGAGACCCACTGAAGAATTCCAGTGGCCCCAGAGAAGTGAAACCCTCTCTCAACTTCCAGCTGAAAAGCTACCACCCAAAAAGAAGCGTTTAAGACTGGCTGACATGGAGCACTCCTCTGGGGAGTCCAGCTTTGAGTCTACAGGTACAAGTCTCTCTCGCAGCCCTAGCCAAGAAAGTAATTTGTCCCACAGTTCAAGTTTTTCAATGTCctttgaaagagaagagaataTGAAGTTCATTACACCTTCCAAACAAGATGAATTTGGAAAACAGTCTGAGTTTTTAACAGTTCCAGCAGGTGCTTACTCACTTTCCGTCCCTGGGCATCACCATCAGAGGGAAATGAGACGCTGCTCGTCTGAACAGATGCCCTGTCCTCATGCTGCTGAAATCCCAGAGATACGAAGTAAATCCTTTGATTATGGGAACCTGTCTCATGCCTCTTCAGCTGGAACACCTACTGTGGCATTGTCTCCATCCcgagaaaggaagaaatgcttCTTGGTTCGCCAGGCTTCTTTCAGTGGTTTTCCAGAGATTTCTCAGACTGATCAGAGCACAGAACAAAGTAtaaagcaggagcagatggagcaTTCACAGGTTGGTCTTCGTTCTTCCCAGCTTGTCTGGCATCACTCTCCTTCCTCTGTACTTCAGCCCATTCAGGTAGATGACTCTGGAAAACAGGCTATCGGCTCTTGTGCTCAGCTTAGTAATAGCTCATCCCACCTTGCCCAGCAACAGGCTCTTGTTGCAGACAGCCCTGAAATGTTAAGGACTCCCTTAATCCAACAAGCACCTTATATTCCTAACAAACATccatcagagcagcagcagctattTGCACATCAGGAAAAAGTCCCATTTCCCCCTATCCATGGCACCTTGTTTCAGTTCCCCTATCCAGCTGTTTGCATGGTTCACTTAACACCATCTCAGCAGCCTATCTTGTGGCAGTCCTGCACAGAACCTCTGCACTTCCAGCATCCACTTGTAcaacagctgcagaaatctTATGTCAAACAGGCTTTCCAAATAGATGTACCTCCAAGTTATCACCTGGAACCTGCACCTGAGCTTATTGGAAAGAAAGCAGCTGATTATGTGCATGCTAAAGAGCAAGCATACCAGCATTACTCAGGAACATCTGGGCCGTATTCAAAAAATACTCTTGCTAAGTACCAGTCAGATCACAGCATTAAACCAACAGATACCTCCTCTGAGCAGCATCTTCAGGCAGATTTTGACTCCCCAAGTGATGGATCTGTACAGCCTTTGCCAGGAACAGTTGTTCCTGTCAGGATTCAAACTCACGTGCCATCCTATGGTAGTGTCATGTACACAAGCATTTCCCAGATCCTTGGACAGAGCAACAGTCCTGCAATTGTGATTTGTAAAGTTGATGAGACAGTTTCTCAAAGAACATTGGCAACTAATGCAACCATGCAAGGAATTGGATTTAACATAGCTCAGATGTTGGGTCATCATGGAGGACTAGAAAAATATCCTTTGTGGAAAGTGCCACAGACACTTCCACTTGGACTGGAGCCACCAATTCCCTTGTGTTTGCCTTCCACTTCTGACATGGCTTCTACCTTGGGAGGAAGCAAACGAATGCtctcccctgccagcagcttggAGCTCTTCATGGAGACCAAGCAGCAGAAACGagtcaaagaagaaaaaatgtatgGGCAGATAGTTGAGGAACTAAGTGCAGTTGAGTTGACTAACTCAGATATAAAGAAGGATTTTCCAAGAATGCAGAAGCCTCAACTAgtaaggcagagctgtgctacTGAGCCAAAAGAAAGTCTGCCATCCATGTCATCCACTTCATCGCTGTCATCCTCAACATCTCAAGATTTCCCACCTGTCAGCGTGGCGGGAGCTGATGCATTCCCACTGAGCAGAGATAAACTTTCCAGTTTTGATTCCACATCACCGGGACAGAAGTCCAGTGGTCCCTCTGAAGGAAGAGACTCACCAGAGGAGTTGGATGTGGATGAAACAGCCTCAGATATGAGTATGAGTCCACAGAGGTCTTCATTGCCACCGGGAGAAATTCAGGCAGAAGACCAATTGAAACACCAAAAGTTACCTCTCGGGATGTTAGTCCAGATGTCATCTAATACTGTTGGGAAAGTCACAGCCTCAACCATTCTCCTGACAGACGTAGCAGATTTTCAACAGATCCTGCAGTTCCCAAGTCTGCGTACTACGACTACTGTGAGCTGGTGTTTCTTAAACTATACAAAACCCAATTACACTCAGCAACCAACCCTCAAAGCTTCTGTTTATGCTTCATGGTGTATAAGTTCATGCAACCCAAACCCATCTGGGCTAAGTACAAAGACCACTCTAGCACTTTTGAGGTCCAAGCAAAAGAACACCACGGAAATCTACACCCTGGCTGCTATGCACAGGCCTGGAGCTGGTAAACTGACATCATCAAGTGCATGGAAGCAGTTTGCTCAG ATGAAACACGAGCCATTCTTCTTGTTTGGCAGCAAGCTTGAAAAGAAAGTAGTGGGGAATATTataaaagaaagagtaaaagGAGACATTCATGGAGATAAAGACATTACATCCAAACAAACTGAGCCGATACGAATTAAAATCTTTGAAGGAGG GTATAAATCAAACGAGGATTATGTCTATGTCAGAGGTCGTGGCCGAGGAAAGTACATTTGTGAAGAATGTGGCATCCGCTGTAAAAAGCCAAGCATGCTCAAAAAACATATCCGCACTCACACTGATGTCCGGCCTTATGTATGCAAGTTGTGCAATTTTGCCTTCAAAACTAAAG GAAACCTGACAAAACATATGAAGTCTAAAGCACACATGAAAAAATGCTTGGAGCTTGGAGTATCAATGACATCCGTAGATGATGCTGAAACTGAAGAAGCAG AAAATATGGAGGACatgcagcaggaggcagagaagagcagcaacCTGGCAGGGCTGTCAGCAGAGCACCAGTTTTCTGATGCAGAGGAATCGGATGGCGAGGACGGCGATgacaatgatgatgatgatgaagatgaggatgattTTGATGATACTCAGGGAGACTCGACACCAAAAACCAGATCAAGAAGCACCAGCCCGCAGCCCCCTCGGTTCTCCTCCCTGTCAGTGAACTCAGCTGGGGCATCACAGGGGGCTTCCCCAGAGGGCTCCCTTTCAGTGGGACACTCTTCCCTCATCAGTTACTTGGTCACCTTACCTAGCATTCAGGTTACTCAGCTTATAACACCGAGCGACTCCTGCGAAGACACACAAATGACAGAATATCAGAGGTTTTTCCAGAGTAAGAGTACGGATTCAGAGCCTGATAAGGACAGATTGGACATACCCAGCTGCATGGATGAGGATTACACACCTTCGTTAGACCCCAGTTCTTCTCCGAGGGACCTCTCACCTTCCAGTCGACAATCGTCACCTGGCTACGATTCTTCACCCTACAGAGATAACTCACCAAAGAGGTATTTAATGCCAAAAGGGGATTTGTCACCCAGAAGACATCTGTCACCCCGACGAGATATTTCCCCCATGAGGCACCTTTCCCCGCGGaaggaggctgtgctgaggagagaGTTGTCGCCAAGGCGGGACGTGTCACCAAGGCGTCACCTATCGCCAAGGAGACCAATGTCACCAGGGAAAGATGTGTCTGTCCGAAGAGATTTGTCTCCCAGGCGAGAGAGGAGATACATGGCCTCCGTTAGAGCGGCATCTCCCCGGAGGGGCCTGTACCATAACCCAGCATTGTCCATGGGTCAATATTTACAGTCTGAATCTATTCCACTGGGACATTCA AGGAGGGGGTTGTCTCAGGCACCTTACTTCAACATCTATGGAGAAAAAGGAGGCCTGGAGCACCGCAGGTCTAGCCTGTTCCCCGAAGGTCCGAGCGACTACGTCTTCAGCCATCTCCCGCTACACTCCCAGCAGCAGATCCGAGCACCTATCCCCATGATGCCCATCGGGGGCATCCAGATGGTCCATTCAGTCCCCGTGGCCCTTTCAGGTTTACATTCTCCGTCCGCTCTGGCCCTGCAGAGGGAGGTCTCCGAGGAGAAGCGAAGAGGAGCTGCGGAAGCCCTCCCGAAAGAGTCGTACAGCGTTTCCAGGCAGCACGAGAAGCGTACCTCTCCGCACAGCTTGCACCCCGCCGCTCCCCCCAGCGCCCCCTCCtcgccgctgctgctgctggcgcAGAGCACGTCCGAGGACAGCGTGGTGGCCACcgagagggagcaggaggagaacaTACAGACTTGTACAAAAGCCATAGCCTCCCTGCGGATCGCCACAGAAGAAGCCGTTCTGCACGGGgcggagcagctgcagaggccTTCTGAGCCTCACCAGAAACCCTTAGAAAGTGCACATTTTAGCATTAAACACTTTAGTGGATCTGAGCCGGGCCAGCCCTGTGCCTCAGCCACCCATCCTGACTTGCACGGTGGTGAACAGGACAGTTTTGGTACATCACAGACTGCGCTAGCCCATCCCACCTTTTACAGCAAGAGCTTTGTGGATGTCCAGCAGCTGGGCTTTCACAGCAGGAGCGACCCCCCATCAAgcacacaggaaaggaaagatcCGTCATCTGAGAAGAGCAAGCCACATTGA